Genomic DNA from Telopea speciosissima isolate NSW1024214 ecotype Mountain lineage chromosome 2, Tspe_v1, whole genome shotgun sequence:
GGGGCAGTGAGGAGAGCTCAAGGGTAGGTCAAATGGAGGTTGGgatcctcccttccttcttcttcttcttccttctcttcttcttctccttagtTCTCtacattttctctcttctctagggttgggaaatgagagaaatgaggagcGGGATACGGTCTTGGCTGGGTTTAGCTAAGTgacttagggtgtgtttggtttgggggtgttttgagatccaaaatatattttaaagaCTTGGGGTCCCAAAAGGAGTGTAGGGTACATTTCTTAGGGTTTAGATAGCCACATTAGGTCATAAGTGGGttgggctaacccagggtggAGCCCTAGGCTCGAGCCCAAGCAATCCAAAGCCAAGCCACCTCATTCAGAGAAAGTTTACTCCCAGCAGATCATGCACATCGTCTGCTGGCTTCTCAGGCATGATCCGGTGAGAGCAATTTTGGGCTAGTTTGACTCCAATTGGAGTGGGGTCTTCTCAAGGGGGTTCAAACAAACATGGGGGTATGAATGGTATCATTAGTGTACAAACAACATATGTAATTCATCAAGGTGTTGCTAGTTTAGTATGGGTGTAACATCATCAAGTATGGATACTTCAGATTGGGTTTTaaattttggttgtttgtttcATATATGTTCAGCCAGGGTTCAATTTGCTACATAGCATGCATGTGAGAGTGGTATTGTCAAAATGGCAAATAATACAAAAAGCAAGGTTGCGGGGATGGGGATTGTACGGATTCACATGTTTGATGGGATTGTGTGAACCTTAACTGGGATTAGACAAGTTCTGAATTTAAGGAAGAATCTAATTTCACTGGGAACATTGGATTCAAGATGTTTTAGATGCTCATTTGAAGTTGGAGTTCTCAAGGTTTCAAGAGGGGCCATGGTTGTGATGTAGGGACGAATGATTGGGAATTTGTACAAGCTTGTAGGGAGTGTTAAAATAGGTGGAGCTCCTGTTGGAACTCAGGAAAGCGGTACAGATGGACGACAAAGGTTGTAGGTGATTCCGGCAATGAACAAGTGAAAATCTGGAAAGAAGCAGGTGACTTTCACTTCGGATTAGGTGGGTGGCAATGATCTCTCGGAGTGAGCTGCAGTAGTAGGAGAGGAGGAGCCACATCACATCATGCGGTGGCAGTGAGCTATATGGGACACCCTGGGTGGGGGTGTAGGCCATGTTGGTTTGGGTATGGCAGTTAGGCAATGACACCCCGAGCGGAGGTGTGGGTCATGCTGGTTTGGGCATGGGAGAAAGGCAGAGACAAAGGTGGAGTTTGCAGAGTCGACATCAACACCGGTCTTCTTCAGGGTGACTTACAGAATCcaagccaaggtggagattgttggggtttGGTATGTCTCGCATTCTGCGGGTCCACATAATTGTAATTGGTATATATTTGTAATTGGAACAGGTTTTGGGTCAATTACATGCACGGGGTTAGAATTGTAATTGTGTGGGGATTAGGTTTTgggtttccctatatattgtCTCTGTGTGGAAAACCCTAACAACAAGCAAAGGGGAAGAACACTTTGTGAGGTGCAAAGTGGTGTAGAGAGTTTTTGAAGAAATAGTGAAAATCTTTGGTTCTCTCGAGTAAATGTTGGCAATTTTCCCAAACCACTCTAAATTCCTTgtgttgtgtgtgattgtttgcttggGTTCTTCCTCATGGTTGCGCATTCGTCCCCAACAGATCTCATattaggatggaggagattgtttgGAATAGAATTCGGTCCACACTTGGATTCCAATTCCCATTGGAAAACCAAAAGGGTAATTATATAATTATCCCTTATCTTTGCACTAGGGTTTTACACTATAAATAGATATGCTATGAAAAACCCAGTGTAAAACCCTGGTACAAGCTCTCATAATATTGTTGAAGTTTTCCATCTTCTCTAGCCTCCTTCTCTATCAGTCTGTGATTAGTGTTTTAGCAAAAACCCAATTGATTGTGGAGGAGCTTGCATTCAAGGGAACGCAAAGCTTTATGTGTGCTTAGGACTCATTGCGAAAGAGCTAATATCGCGTAGAGGCTTTGCCCTTGTGAAGTTTTTTGTAACGATCGAAACTCTATGTTTTGTTATGAGATTTGAATGATTTCTCCCATCGGTTGCAACGATTCCAATTTGTTTCCGTCGAATCGTACATGCAATTCTAACATAGTAGTTGTAGTTAAGTTGTAACTCACATGCTGATTGACGGCATTCTTCATCGTCCATGACATTTGGCTTGTAACCGTTTTGAGCAACAAACAGCTATCAAtcttcctcttttgtttttggggtggtgggtggtgggtggggtggggttttGGGGGATGTGAAGGGGGTAATAGGAAACAAACAGTAGGATTGTATACAGGCTTCCTTCGTGAAATGCCAATTAAAGGTTTGGGGGGAGGGGACGGGGAGGGGGGTGGCAGCAGGTTGTAGCATCTGGTAAAGTTTTTCTCTCCCAGGTCTGGATTGTTACCCATCAAACAGTGATCCCAGTCAACCTCATGTGAGCTGCTTTAATAACAGCAGATAACAAGCATTCTGCATTTTTTTGCCTTAATGGAATTTCATAATGCATTCATCAGGTGTCAGTCAAGTGAAGGCCATCtaataatttctctctctctaaaaccTGGATTGTTACTCATCATCAAACAGTGAATCCATATCCCTGCATGTAAAACTAAACGTATTAAGCACCTTAGTAGCTCTGCATTCAAATGAACGATCAAACAAACAATTTGTtggatctatatatatatatatattcagatAGTGTTCTTAGTTAATCCAAGAGAACTTTTAAGTCTAAGCAAGTGCATTTACTGATTATAAGAGAACCGAGGcacaaattaaacaaacaaatTATGTTTAAAATTTCTAAAAGTTACAGGTTAGAACCATTTCTTCAGGACAATCCAGGAGCGATGCAATACACTTGTGAGAGATAAACTATACCAGATGCCACAACCTGCTGCCACAATTTCTTTACCAGATGCAATACAATTTCTTTAAATCCTATTCTCATACAACAACAGAATGAAGAAGCAGTAaggataaaaaaacaaattggcaaaaaagaatggaaacaACCAAAAGAAATTCAAAGTCAAGAAGGGAGGTGGAGAATTACATGTCTAGGAGGCTACTTTTCCCCAAGCAAGAGTGCCTTTACAACAGCCTCATTCATACCatctatgcaaggaaacatgtGACCTGAACCTATTAGCTCATGATAATGAATCCATGGGAGCTTTCCAGCAATATAGCGCTGCAGGGTAACCGGTACAAGCCTGTCCTCATCTCCCTGCCATAAATGGACAGAACATTCATTGTGTGGAAATGGGTTTTCTAGTCCTATTGGATCAAATTCCCAATCTCCAAATCCAATAATCATGTCACGGAAAAGGGACTCAAATTTCCCTTGCTGGTTGACTTGTGCCTGAAACAATGAAAATTGAGATTAATGTTACAGTCAATGAAATACTCTTGAACCTAACATACCAAAAGAAAGCAATCCACATACATGGTAAACTGTGTTAAATAATTAATGTTTAAGAAGCAGTGAACCCTATCAGGGCCAATCACTTGATGCAAGGGTAAAAGCTTGGCCGTCAAGACACGAGTGCAAGTCTGAAGGCAGCCAGTTAATGCAAATTGCCAAAGTTTAGGACCATCTCTCTCGTCTACCCTCCTGGGCCCTACAAAAGCAGGACTCGCACCAAATGGACTTGTATAAACTTCCTACTAAGTTTTGCATTATATTAtaagataaagaaaaagattCCTTGCACAGCTGGTCCACCAAATTGTGCCACATCAATAGGGTGCTGTGATAACTCTACAAGTTGGATAGATAGGTCAGAATCTGGATTTCCAAAGAATCGAATTCCAGAGCCAAGTTCAATCACATACATGTCTATGTATTGGCATTTTCCCTCTTTATTGTTATCCTTCCATTTGTTATCAACCTTTGTCTAAAAGATTCATTTTCTCAGTGGATTCCCAAAGGCTTTATTTTGCCACGTGGAAACTCTGTTCCagatgaaacttgacatgtgagaaGGTGACTATGGACCTGACCCacccacaaaatttgggccagCCGATCTGCTGTATGGCAGAAATAGGACCTACTAGAAGGCTTTCCTATGTCAGCCATGCAAGAAACCATAGCCCTATCAATAATTCATAAACACTATCAAAGAGGAACAGATATTCTACATTATGTGCGCACTCATGTGTGCATCTGCACATGAATTATTCGAATCACTATCATTACATATATCTAaagtaaatctctctctctctctctctctctctctctctctcgctctctctctctctctaaataaataaatatcagtGTCTAGATGTACAAAGGGTGCAGCTTCTATTTTGAAGTCTCCCAGTAACATAGAGGGTAAGAGTTCTCAATAGCCTAAAACTTATGGTACACTAGCAGGGAGGGTTTCCATACAACTAAAAATTTGTACACACTCTACTCCATACTTTAGTTGTGGCTGTTCATTTTTGCATAAGTTCATCTGCGTTTTTTCTTTAGTTGAATATTCTGCTCATGCACGATCTGCGTCAGTTGAAAAAATTTGACAGGATTCTGAGAATCTTTGTAATCCATTCCCCAGAAAGAATAAATAAACGGTCCAGCCTTATTCCAAGGCAAATGTATCAAACTCTTTCCCTGATAAGTAGTAAGATtcacttcaaataaaataaaatgtctCACCATCCAATAACCAATTGGAAACAGCAAACATACTCGCAACACCAAATATAATGAGCTTATAACTAAACAATACATAAGAAGAATACATGAAAACAAGTTGTATACTAATAAAACTTTATGTAGTTTTTCAGCTTGCAAGAGTAAGAACCTACTGACAAGGACATTTCATTAAATTTCTGCTGTTTGGACACACATTTTAAGCCCTTTGTCGGACAATAACATGTGTATTCTAAACCTGACCAATTTCGCAGCTAATGTCCCCCAATGTACTAAACCGAAGTTCCACCGCAACTGGTGGTATTTACCATCTTCCACACAAATATTTGTAGTCAAACTCACCAATTCATCTCTTTTTCCTTACCGCAATGCTTTTGTTCTGCACCAGCATCTGTGATTTTCAATACACGAACAGTTGATATTCTATATCCATGTTAAAGTGGAGATCTAGCTATAGAGATGGTGAATGCAGAACGGGGGGAGGGGAACCCATGCATGCACAACAAATTCATTCACCACAATGTTTAAATGTCTTACAATCAAAAGTGGGATTATTAACCACCATTATACATATAAAACAAATGTCTAGTTCGGATGAAGGCATGGTCGAGTTGAGCTGTATGCATAAAAAGAAATCTATTATTCCTACTGTCAACTGCTCCTACCAGCTGTCAGTCTATTAGTCCTACTCTGAAATTTCCATATTCATGTTCTGCATCATATCCTTAAAGatatagaaaaacatataaaacaGGATATTGGCAAAAAGAAATACCAAGTACTTTTGTCTCCTTGCAAACTTGGGAATGCATTCTTTATCTTGGCGAGAAAGAATCTCTGGGGAATTGGCTACAACACTTGAAGCAGGAAACCATCTCTGAGTATTCCACCAGTATGTCAGCCATGGGGTGTAATGAGCCACCCTTAGTGCCCATTGGTCCCCCAGTGGTTGCAGCATGTAGGCTTCTTTGGTTAAATTGGTCGGCAAGCCAGGCCACCAGTAATTGACAACTGGAGCAAGTAATGCTGCCCCTGCAAGCCTGCCAGTACAAATTTCCACTTAAAACATGTAGAATCTGAGAAAACATTAAGATAGAGAGGAGTGCATAGACTCAATCAACTCGTCtaagaaacaaaccaacaacTAGGACCTTGAACTACTTAGAACTAATTGCTTTTGGTTGAACTTGGGATCAGATCAATATTACAGATTACTGTTAAGTTATGTAACCTATGTACCGTGGGGATACATATTTTGGTATTTGTGTGTATAACATGACAGGGGGAATATCTCCATCGTGTTATGTCTTGGGAAGTAAGTTTAGTTAGtactttatcttttcttttgtttcctaGATAGACTTCTACTACAGCTAAGATTCTTAGCCTTTGTGTAATTGATGTTCTATCAATAAACAATTAGAGGGACTGCCGAGACAATCGACTATGCTCTGTCTTTGGCAGTTTCGTCCTCCttcatccatcttcttcttcttcttgctctctaatCTTCAAGCTCTTACATCGACTGGTTATTGATGTAGGTCCTGTCAAATGGTTTTAATCCTTTTTCAATAATCAGTCTGTATACTCGATTCTGGTTTTGATAGTCTAAACAGTCTCTTGTTCGTGGATTGCAGTTCCCTATGCTGCCTTATATGTATCTCAGGCCCTAGTTAATGGTGATATAATAACAAACTAGGGTCTCTATTATCTATCCTTTGATTATCATGGAGTGCTTTGTCCATTGAAGACAGTTCCTTTTGTTTCTACAAACCTGCAGCAGATTCTGGAGATTTTTTGGAATTCAAATTACTTCGTATCGGGCCATGGAATTCCTATCAAGTTTTGAACGTTGATTCACCCTGCACAGGAGCCCGCTCGATTTCAGTTTGATGCTGATCCGTGCTGATCTTCAGGAATTACAGTTCTCCATCACTCCATGCAACACTCtgttttggggtattttttcAGATCTGAAGAATCTGAAATTACTTTGGATCTGTCTAGCAGATCTCATTGATTTTTGGGTAAATGTCAGA
This window encodes:
- the LOC122651296 gene encoding uncharacterized protein LOC122651296 encodes the protein MARVNRKISASPARSQTRKSKQNSSFQLPSGLLKKLSVVLLIGFLAWAYQAIQPPAPKICGSPDGPSVTAPRIKLRDGRHLAYKENGVSRDKAKYKIIWVHGFGSCRHDVMRLSPELTEELGIYLLSFDRAGYGESDPNPKRTVKSTALDIEELADQLRLGSKFYVIGISMGGQVVWTCLKYIPHRLAGAALLAPVVNYWWPGLPTNLTKEAYMLQPLGDQWALRVAHYTPWLTYWWNTQRWFPASSVVANSPEILSRQDKECIPKFARRQKYLAQVNQQGKFESLFRDMIIGFGDWEFDPIGLENPFPHNECSVHLWQGDEDRLVPVTLQRYIAGKLPWIHYHELIGSGHMFPCIDGMNEAVVKALLLGEK